DNA from Bordetella genomosp. 13:
GGTGTTGCATACCGTACTGCGCGCGCGCGGCCGCGCCGACGGCATCGGCACATCGCGCAGCGCCTTGGCGTCGATGCCGCTGGCCGACCGGTTCGAGCAGGGCATTGCCCAGTATGCGCAGCTGGACGGGCCACGTGCGCAGGCGCAGCTGGCCTACTACAGCGACTTGTCGGCGGAATACTATCGGCACGTAATGGGCATGTTCGGCTGCACTTTCGGTCGCGAGTCGTTTACCGTGCGCGAGCGCGAGATCGCCACAGTGGCCGTGCTGAGCGCCATGGGAACCGCCCACAGGCAGCTTGCCTTTCACAGCCGGGTGGCGCTGGAGCAAGGCGTGTCCCGCGAAGCGCTAGCCGAGGTGCTGTTGTACGTGCAACTGTATGCGGGGCTGCCTGCCGCCAATAATGCGGCCGCGATCATGCTCGACGTGGTGACTGGATCTGGATTCGCCCCACTTCCGCGGACGGGTTAGTTCGGACACCTCGCGGTGTCTGCGTCCACGTTTGAGCGTGAGCCCACGCGACCAATAATCGAGCGCATGGTCGGATGCGCCATGCCGATGCCGACGCCGTCGAACAACGCGCTTGCGCGGCAACCATCAGTCTTCGGGGACATAGATCATCCGGCCGTCTTCCAGCCTGTAGGTCACGCCTGCTCGCGCGCCTTGTCCCTCGCCCACTTCGCCGCTGGCTTCGTAACGGGTCAGTTCCTGGCCGTTCTTGATGGTGATGCGCATGTCGGCTTCGCCCGGATTCTCCACCACCACGACTTTGTCCTGCGAGAAGGGGTTGAGAGGATTCTGGGCGATCACCACCATAAGCATGCCGATGATGACCAGGAATAGATCGATCAGGTTGACGACCGACAGCATTGGATCGTTGGCTTCGTCCTCGTCCAGGAAACGCATCACGCAACCTCCTGCCGTTGGCGTTCAATCCGGCGCAGGTCCTGCAACAGCCAGCGCCGCCGCACCGTCAGGATGAAAAAGCAGATGCTGGCCGCCAGCAGCGCCAGGATCACCGCCGAGAAAGCCGCCACCATGTTCTTGCCGACCGCTGCGCCATTGCTGCTGCCCAAGGCCAGCAGCGCGGGCCCCATGGGAATCATCGTGGCGATCAACCCCAGCATGGGTGCTGTGCGCGATACGATGCGCAGCCATTCCAGCCGCTTCATGATCCAGAGTTCAAGGTCGTCGCTGGCGGGCGGTTTGCGCACACCCGGGCGATCGGCTGCCTGGCCCGCATACGCAAACAGTGCGGACACATGCGAGTCCCGCCGGCGCTGCCACGCCTCGACCAGGAAAGCCCCCAGCACGAACAGCGCGTAGACCAGTGCGGCGGCGATGAGCAGCATCACCGGCGCCAGAAAAATCCGTGAGACGGCATAGAGCAGGGTTTCGATTTCAGAGAAGAAAGCCATGTGATCCAGTTGGAATGAAGTTGTCGCGCTATTGCCGCAGGCGACGGGAAGCGACTGCCTGCCCGAGCGCCCCGGCGCCGATCGTCAGCAGCATGAACGCCAGCACCCAGACCCGATGGGGGTCCTCGGCAGGCGCGTCTTGCGTGCGGGCCAGGACCTGGCCCTGCACAGCCTGCAGCGCATTGGCCCGAGCCGCGGACTCGCCTTGCGCCGGCTGCCCGGGCGCGGCATGGTTGCCGGCGGACTGCGGCGCGGCGGCAGCCTGCAGCCCGTAGCCCTGGGCCATGTCTGCGATGAACCGCCGCGTCGTCTCCGCGCCGGTCTCCACGCCATGCTGCCGGGCCAGTTCCTGCCAGCGCTGCGCGAGTACGCGCCGCGTCTGCTCGGGCGCATCCCAGTAGCCCTTGCGTATGGCCTCGGCCATGCGAGCGATCACCTGAGCCTGGGCTGTCGGGTTGTGCTGCTCGAACCATTCAGTAGTGCCCAGATCGCGGGTATCGGCAACATAGGTATCGAACATCGCCTGCCACTGATCGGCACGCACGGTGTCCGCATCGACGGCCTGCCAGCCGAACAGATTGTTGGCGGCATTGAGCACCTGCAGCGTGCCGGCATAGCCCTCCTGCTGCATGGCGCCGATCCATTGCGGATTCAGGTAGCGCGTGCGCAACTCGTCGGACAGGAAGCGCTCCAGTCCCGCAGTGCGTGGCTGGCTGCCGCGCAGGTCCGAAATCAGCAGTTGCGGCGCCTGTCCGTCGAGATGCCGGACGGCGGCAGACAGGCCGCCAAGAAACTCGAAGGGATGGTCGGTCGACAGGACGCCATGAAGATTGGAGGAACGCGACATGATGGCCGCCTGCGTGCCGCGCAACTGCTCGGCCAGCACGTTGGCCTGCGTCGGGCTTTCACCCCGGGCTGTGCCGCCGTAGGCGTAGCGGCTGCTCGACAGGAACTGCCGTCCCAGCGTGGCCGGGTCTTCCCATTCCGTCGAGCGCAGCGCCAGATCGGGCACGCCCGTGCCGTACTCGCCAGGCGCATTGCTGAAGATGCGCAAGCGGGCAGCGGCGGCTGCCGCGTCGGCGGACAGGCCCTCGGCCTGCAGCCTCGCGGCAATCCGCCGGTTGTTGGCGCCGATGGGGTTGCCCGGCTCGTCCAGCGCGGCCAGCCTTTGCATGGCATCGTCCAGCAGCCGCATGAAGCTGTCGAACTGGTCGCGGTAGACCCCGGTAACCTGGACTACCACGTCGCTGCGGGGCCGCCCCAGCTCGGCGGCGGGAATGATCTGCAGCGCCGTCACGCGCCCGCCCGCATCCCACACGGGCCGCAGGCCCAGCGCATGCAGGATCTGCGCCTCGGTCACGCCCAGGTGACGGATCGCTTCCGACGACCACAGGCTGAAGGCCAGCTTCTCGGGCCATCGTCCCCCGTGCGCGGCACGAAACGACTCCAAGAGCTGCGCGTAGGCCGTTTCCGCCGACGCATACGCGGCGCGCGCGGGGATCTTGTCGGCCTCGAAGGCGTACAGGTTCCGGCCGCTGGGCACCTCGGGGTTGCGGACCGGATCGCCGCCGGAGCCCGGCGCCACGAAGCGTCCTGCCAGGCCGGCCAGCAATGATTCGTTCTCCTGGGTATCCACCAGATGACGATCCAGCTCTGCCGCGCGCTGGGCAAAGGCCTGGGCGCCGGCCGGCAAAGCCGGATTGCCGTTGCCATCGGACGCCAGCAGCTGCCGCACCGCGAGATAGGCCGGGTTCTTCCACAAGGCCTGCGGATCGGGCACCAGCATGGCTTCTTCATTCATGCCCAATGCCTTCTGGAAGGGATCCCCCAGCTGCTGCATGATCGTGCTGGCCCGATGTTCCGGGGTGGCCGGCTGGCCGAAGGTATGCAGGCCCAGGGGCATCGCGGTTCGCGCCAGCTCGTGCAGGTGATCGTGGATGGCCTGCATGAAACCGTCGAAGTCTTGCTCCGCCTGCGCGGCGGTCCAGCCCAGGTCATCGTTGAGGTGAGACGCGACGGCCTGTGCACGGATCTGTCCGGCCACGCGCTCGCGCACGCCGCCCTCTTCCAGCTGCTGATACTCGTGGATCAGGTGATGCAGATCGCGCAGCTGGTCGTATAACCCCGCCGGCGCAAACGGCGGCGTCTGGTGGCTGATGGTTACGGCGCGGCCGCGCCGCTTGGCCTGGATGGCCTCGCCCACGTTGTCCTGTATGTATGGATAGAAGACCGGAAGGCTGCCGACGGCCAGCCATGGGTAATCGGTGGCGGCCAGTCCGCGGTCCTTGCCGGGCAGCCACTCCTGCGTGCCGTGCGTACCCAGGTGGATCAGGGCGTGCGCCCGATACTGTTCCTGCAGATACAGATATGCTGCCATGTACAGGTGATCGGGGGCGCTGGCGGTATCGTGATAGTGCCCGTGCGGTTCGCTCGATCGCGGCATCTGCGGCATGACCAGAAGTTGGCCCAGCTGCCAGCGCGGCACTACGAAATAGCGCTTGCCATCGATTTCCCGAACGGCACGGTGCCGCTCCGGCGCGCCGCCATGGCGCAACTCGGCCTGCCGTCCGGCAGGCAGCCCCGCCAGCCATCGTTCGTAGTCCGCCACGGGGTACAGCGCGGCCATGTCCTCCTTCAGCAGCGCCTCCAGCGGCTCATTGCCGTACAAGGCGCCCAGCATGCGCTGGCCTGCCGCGATGACCTGTGCCTCATCGACCGGATCGCCCACCGCATATCCCTCGGAGGCCAGCGCGGCCTGCATCGATACGACGCTGCGGGGAATG
Protein-coding regions in this window:
- a CDS encoding carboxymuconolactone decarboxylase family protein, encoding MREKTADFGALGDIYAGLGENDIFHRTVVSPQDKLLMRIPAVLGAGHTGVLYQEAVEAALQDGLSAVAAEDLIIHLASYVGLARAFDAMAVLHTVLRARGRADGIGTSRSALASMPLADRFEQGIAQYAQLDGPRAQAQLAYYSDLSAEYYRHVMGMFGCTFGRESFTVREREIATVAVLSAMGTAHRQLAFHSRVALEQGVSREALAEVLLYVQLYAGLPAANNAAAIMLDVVTGSGFAPLPRTG
- a CDS encoding DUF2149 domain-containing protein, giving the protein MRFLDEDEANDPMLSVVNLIDLFLVIIGMLMVVIAQNPLNPFSQDKVVVVENPGEADMRITIKNGQELTRYEASGEVGEGQGARAGVTYRLEDGRMIYVPED
- a CDS encoding MotA/TolQ/ExbB proton channel family protein, producing the protein MAFFSEIETLLYAVSRIFLAPVMLLIAAALVYALFVLGAFLVEAWQRRRDSHVSALFAYAGQAADRPGVRKPPASDDLELWIMKRLEWLRIVSRTAPMLGLIATMIPMGPALLALGSSNGAAVGKNMVAAFSAVILALLAASICFFILTVRRRWLLQDLRRIERQRQEVA
- the cobN gene encoding cobaltochelatase subunit CobN, which produces MRKRRWAWLWWLGVSMWAMMTAAQGEPVVQVLHNSFVSVEKFQRLQAYAQHQNLQLRHLDVERASPQAWRQALQDAALLLLDVPRPNDRAMVVHALEQQLAQATPQAGTADGPPRLVVGGGRPEWQGLHAQHGAALAALYAAGGQENFVRFFALSSAIQARREPAPALVAPPVRLPATGFYHPAAPRVFETLPDYLAWHDSHRGAAGSPPPTGRIAFLSHQGMVGDMLTRELDTLIARSEAAGLTPVVFWFDASQPGGLVRVLGKGQVDVLVNLTHMQDGAARSRDFLALDVPVIQTLNFREGEASDWPQAVSGVSARTTAVFLAGPEGWGISDPLVLSASTAGVSDPLPAQLDALLGKLQSLVALRRTPPDAKRLALMFWNYPAGETNLGASNLNIPRSVVSMQAALASEGYAVGDPVDEAQVIAAGQRMLGALYGNEPLEALLKEDMAALYPVADYERWLAGLPAGRQAELRHGGAPERHRAVREIDGKRYFVVPRWQLGQLLVMPQMPRSSEPHGHYHDTASAPDHLYMAAYLYLQEQYRAHALIHLGTHGTQEWLPGKDRGLAATDYPWLAVGSLPVFYPYIQDNVGEAIQAKRRGRAVTISHQTPPFAPAGLYDQLRDLHHLIHEYQQLEEGGVRERVAGQIRAQAVASHLNDDLGWTAAQAEQDFDGFMQAIHDHLHELARTAMPLGLHTFGQPATPEHRASTIMQQLGDPFQKALGMNEEAMLVPDPQALWKNPAYLAVRQLLASDGNGNPALPAGAQAFAQRAAELDRHLVDTQENESLLAGLAGRFVAPGSGGDPVRNPEVPSGRNLYAFEADKIPARAAYASAETAYAQLLESFRAAHGGRWPEKLAFSLWSSEAIRHLGVTEAQILHALGLRPVWDAGGRVTALQIIPAAELGRPRSDVVVQVTGVYRDQFDSFMRLLDDAMQRLAALDEPGNPIGANNRRIAARLQAEGLSADAAAAAARLRIFSNAPGEYGTGVPDLALRSTEWEDPATLGRQFLSSSRYAYGGTARGESPTQANVLAEQLRGTQAAIMSRSSNLHGVLSTDHPFEFLGGLSAAVRHLDGQAPQLLISDLRGSQPRTAGLERFLSDELRTRYLNPQWIGAMQQEGYAGTLQVLNAANNLFGWQAVDADTVRADQWQAMFDTYVADTRDLGTTEWFEQHNPTAQAQVIARMAEAIRKGYWDAPEQTRRVLAQRWQELARQHGVETGAETTRRFIADMAQGYGLQAAAAPQSAGNHAAPGQPAQGESAARANALQAVQGQVLARTQDAPAEDPHRVWVLAFMLLTIGAGALGQAVASRRLRQ